In the genome of Gloeotrichia echinulata CP02, one region contains:
- a CDS encoding RNA-binding domain-containing protein, translated as MQTENVHLLVVEDNRGYLDELQSWLKDTFGYKEIQTASSVKEAKEKLNVTFDVIISDMRMEEDDSGFTIVNEVKERNISSVIIILTANDSVKDCHTAFKSGVWDYIPKTKPGNVFDALHLSIQDAIAYFNRWGNAHDKQWISENLETLKQTYYGQYIAVINKTVIDVADTEEDLNKQIDERQLRRFLTTIKKIGDLRPISELIKLPESEQLEYKSTLQWDVIKNRRNEDLKWNVVKTIAAFLNSEGGTLIIGVEDNGNIFGLEKDLSLFSKGKDEFKQTIMNYVCDYIGPSFASLIKTRFETIEGKDVCAIYVQKSSKPVFVKNKEALIFYIRADNTSRPLGIPAIYNRL; from the coding sequence ATGCAAACGGAAAACGTTCATTTGTTGGTAGTGGAAGACAATCGTGGTTATTTGGATGAATTGCAGTCTTGGCTGAAAGACACCTTTGGTTATAAAGAAATCCAAACTGCAAGCAGTGTTAAAGAGGCGAAGGAAAAATTGAATGTTACCTTCGATGTGATTATTTCAGATATGCGGATGGAAGAGGATGACAGCGGCTTTACCATTGTGAATGAGGTGAAAGAACGAAACATTTCCTCTGTAATCATCATCCTAACAGCGAACGATTCAGTCAAAGATTGCCATACTGCATTTAAATCGGGAGTATGGGACTATATTCCCAAAACTAAGCCAGGGAATGTTTTTGATGCACTGCATCTATCGATTCAAGATGCGATCGCCTACTTCAACCGTTGGGGTAATGCTCACGATAAGCAGTGGATTAGCGAGAATCTAGAAACATTGAAACAAACTTATTATGGTCAATATATTGCTGTAATCAACAAAACGGTAATTGATGTAGCAGATACCGAAGAAGACTTAAATAAACAGATTGATGAACGACAACTACGCCGCTTTTTAACAACAATTAAAAAAATCGGTGATCTGCGCCCTATTTCTGAGTTAATCAAACTGCCCGAAAGCGAACAATTAGAATACAAAAGCACTTTGCAATGGGATGTTATAAAAAACCGGAGAAATGAGGATCTCAAATGGAATGTTGTGAAAACCATTGCTGCTTTCCTAAACTCTGAGGGAGGAACATTAATTATTGGCGTGGAAGACAATGGCAATATTTTTGGCTTAGAGAAAGACCTTTCTTTATTTTCTAAAGGGAAAGATGAGTTCAAGCAGACGATCATGAACTATGTTTGCGATTACATTGGTCCTAGCTTTGCATCATTGATCAAAACTCGCTTTGAAACTATTGAAGGTAAAGATGTTTGTGCCATTTATGTCCAAAAATCAAGCAAACCAGTTTTCGTTAAAAACAAAGAAGCGCTGATATTTTATATTCGGGCAGATAATACATCGCGACCACTTGGCATCCCAGCCATTTACAATCGTCTGTAA
- a CDS encoding Uma2 family endonuclease, which translates to MTQAETQIQTEPKIYTFDEFIEWYPENSIVRYELHDGVIVEVPKPKGKHSKLTGFLIEELILIIREVGKRGVWTIPRESIVKPLRDRSGYEPDIIILNEETIGTETRWETESIIQNATSVKLIVEVVSTNWQDDYYDKLRDYESMGIPEYWIVDYAALGGRDFIGYPKQSAIFVCELVDGEYVKTMFRGNDLIKSPTFPQLNLTAQQVFDSVFSV; encoded by the coding sequence ATGACTCAAGCCGAAACACAAATACAAACGGAACCAAAAATATACACTTTTGATGAGTTTATCGAATGGTATCCAGAAAACTCAATAGTACGCTATGAATTGCATGATGGAGTAATTGTTGAAGTGCCTAAACCTAAAGGGAAGCATTCAAAATTAACAGGCTTTCTCATTGAAGAATTAATTCTCATAATTAGAGAAGTGGGTAAGCGCGGTGTTTGGACAATACCCAGGGAATCGATTGTTAAACCTTTACGCGATAGGTCTGGTTACGAACCGGACATTATTATTTTGAATGAAGAAACTATTGGTACTGAAACACGGTGGGAAACCGAGTCAATCATTCAAAACGCAACTTCTGTTAAATTAATAGTTGAAGTAGTTAGCACCAATTGGCAAGATGACTACTACGACAAACTTCGTGATTATGAAAGTATGGGAATTCCTGAATACTGGATTGTTGATTATGCTGCTTTGGGTGGACGCGATTTTATTGGCTATCCCAAACAATCCGCTATCTTTGTATGCGAACTTGTGGATGGGGAATATGTAAAAACAATGTTCCGAGGGAATGACTTAATTAAATCTCCGACATTTCCACAATTAAACCTTACTGCTCAACAGGTTTTTGATTCAGTTTTTTCTGTTTAA
- a CDS encoding AEC family transporter has protein sequence MTSLLELYVKLVGLALVGFILGRWLPTTVPTYLGQVLFWVGGPISIISFLYRADLSGQMWIAPAIAYLAIFLGAFLAWIAIKGQAYFRNTIPEQQTQGSFILAAMVGNTGYIGFPIILAMVGKEYFTWALFYDLLGTLFGAYGLGVALASHFGTTVSNYWQTTKAILINPALWSFGVGLLFRQVTIPSVVEFCLDKIAWTAVALSLVLIGMRLSKLNSWERLPQTGISLAIKMLIVPLLVGWSLPLFGVTGAPAQVIVLQMAMPPAFATLVLAETFDLDRDLAVTALGLGAMILLVTLPVWLWLF, from the coding sequence GTGACAAGCCTTCTAGAACTATATGTGAAGCTAGTGGGATTAGCGCTAGTAGGATTTATTCTCGGACGTTGGCTACCCACGACAGTTCCCACCTATTTAGGGCAGGTTCTTTTTTGGGTAGGAGGACCTATAAGCATTATATCGTTCTTATACAGAGCAGACTTGTCAGGACAGATGTGGATTGCACCCGCGATCGCCTACCTAGCTATTTTCCTAGGGGCATTTTTAGCGTGGATTGCCATTAAAGGTCAAGCCTATTTTAGAAATACCATTCCCGAACAACAAACTCAGGGCAGTTTTATATTAGCGGCAATGGTCGGTAATACAGGATATATCGGTTTTCCCATTATCCTAGCAATGGTAGGAAAAGAATACTTTACCTGGGCTTTATTTTACGATTTACTGGGGACACTTTTCGGAGCTTATGGCTTGGGTGTAGCCTTAGCATCTCATTTTGGCACCACTGTCAGCAATTATTGGCAGACTACTAAGGCGATATTAATCAATCCGGCTCTGTGGAGTTTCGGCGTTGGCTTGCTATTTCGGCAGGTGACAATCCCCAGTGTAGTGGAATTCTGCCTAGATAAAATAGCTTGGACTGCAGTGGCTTTATCTCTAGTTTTAATTGGGATGCGACTCTCCAAGCTGAATTCTTGGGAAAGACTACCACAAACCGGGATAAGTTTGGCAATCAAAATGCTGATAGTTCCCTTACTTGTCGGCTGGAGTTTACCACTTTTTGGTGTCACTGGTGCCCCAGCACAGGTAATTGTACTACAAATGGCCATGCCTCCTGCCTTTGCTACACTGGTACTGGCGGAAACCTTCGATTTAGATCGTGACCTGGCTGTAACTGCTTTAGGATTAGGGGCGATGATATTGTTGGTTACTTTACCAGTTTGGCTGTGGTTGTTTTGA
- a CDS encoding M15 family metallopeptidase, which translates to MNKAEFSGNPQNSSASGDDIPAALRDTPDAPPKVRVQLLILVVGGVVGFVLLAVFSGFLFYVTAPKKTVNSPPTPASPPANAQVGNSVNSPANNTDTVLGHLAYPEAPESELVAVSRDGRIRMRKAAAEKFQAMVQAGRSAGVTLVPISGFRSVKEQEQLFFGVGAQRNQTPAQRAALSAPPGHSEHHTGYAADIGDGAVPATNLQANFDNTKAYQWLEANAARFGFEMSFPKDNPQGVSYEPWHWRFVGDRDSLEMFYKAKNLKPTPQ; encoded by the coding sequence TTGAACAAGGCTGAGTTTTCTGGAAACCCGCAAAACTCATCAGCCTCTGGTGATGACATACCAGCGGCTTTGCGCGATACTCCTGATGCACCCCCCAAGGTGCGCGTGCAACTGCTAATTTTGGTGGTTGGGGGAGTGGTAGGATTTGTATTATTGGCTGTATTTAGTGGTTTTTTATTTTACGTCACCGCACCGAAAAAAACGGTTAATTCTCCACCTACGCCTGCTAGTCCGCCAGCTAATGCACAAGTGGGTAATTCTGTCAACTCTCCCGCTAACAATACTGATACTGTGTTAGGACATTTGGCATATCCAGAAGCGCCAGAGTCGGAACTAGTAGCAGTTTCTCGTGATGGACGAATCAGAATGCGGAAAGCCGCAGCCGAAAAGTTCCAAGCAATGGTACAAGCAGGGCGGAGTGCGGGTGTGACATTAGTACCAATTTCTGGCTTTCGCTCGGTAAAAGAGCAAGAGCAGTTATTTTTTGGTGTAGGCGCCCAGCGGAATCAAACCCCAGCGCAAAGAGCGGCTTTGAGCGCTCCTCCTGGTCATAGCGAACATCATACAGGTTACGCTGCCGATATTGGCGATGGAGCGGTACCAGCAACCAATCTCCAAGCTAATTTTGATAATACCAAAGCTTATCAGTGGTTAGAAGCAAATGCAGCCCGTTTCGGCTTTGAGATGTCATTTCCCAAAGACAATCCCCAAGGCGTAAGTTATGAACCTTGGCACTGGCGTTTTGTCGGCGATCGCGATAGTTTGGAAATGTTCTACAAAGCCAAAAATCTAAAACCCACCCCGCAGTAG
- the mrdA gene encoding penicillin-binding protein 2 produces MTLFPHSTFGGQKNTRTVGQNFQSISVIIFTLLMTGGIGARLAYLQIVEGANHRKRAEGNRIRMIPKQPERGNIFDRNGKLLASTRYPRSVYLWPMAHTKPAWSVVGPRLAQILDIPQAEIEKKLEEAGANSSTLIRIARDLNEAEITALKEYETELPDVEIHTEAVRYYPHGRELAHVLGYTRELTAEQLKRRKPEGYRLGDVIGQMGIEKAYEKTLRGEWGGQQVEVDGAGRPLRILGEKQAKAGNDIRLTIDLDVQKAAEKALGDRNGAVVALHPKNGAVLAMVSHPTYDPNIFSKQKLSKKDWESVQGEEHPLVNRALSVFPPASTFKIVTTAAALESGKFAPNTILQTYGSLTIGGTRFGEWNHAGFGPLGFTGAMAMSSDTFFYQVAKRVGGPILIEWTRKFGFGQKTGFEFVSEEAKGLVPDETWKQKVWKIPWTVGDSVNMSIGQGALQTTPLQVAVMFAVPANGGYRVQPHLLKDNEEAKSWRESVNMKPITIKILQEGLRKVITEGTGKSLNKPTVPPMAGKSGTAEAWNRGVKQNHAWFGAYAPANKPEILVVVFAEHSGGGGGSVAGPVVLKVMEEYFQKKYPGKYQKPEPEKAPGG; encoded by the coding sequence ATGACCTTATTCCCACACTCGACCTTTGGCGGACAAAAAAATACACGTACAGTCGGACAGAATTTCCAGTCAATATCTGTAATTATATTTACCCTATTAATGACGGGTGGCATAGGCGCACGTCTAGCATATTTGCAAATTGTCGAAGGAGCTAACCACCGCAAACGCGCAGAGGGAAACCGGATTCGGATGATTCCCAAACAACCGGAACGAGGCAACATTTTTGATCGCAATGGCAAATTATTAGCCAGTACTCGCTATCCTCGGTCTGTATATTTATGGCCGATGGCACATACTAAGCCAGCGTGGTCAGTGGTGGGGCCGCGTCTAGCGCAAATTCTGGACATTCCCCAAGCAGAAATAGAAAAAAAATTAGAAGAAGCAGGTGCTAATTCTTCTACACTTATCCGCATTGCCCGTGACTTGAACGAAGCCGAAATCACAGCATTAAAGGAGTATGAAACGGAACTCCCAGACGTAGAAATTCATACAGAAGCGGTGCGCTACTACCCCCACGGTAGGGAATTAGCTCATGTACTGGGCTATACTCGTGAACTGACCGCCGAGCAGTTGAAACGAAGGAAGCCCGAAGGCTACCGATTGGGAGACGTAATCGGTCAGATGGGAATCGAAAAAGCCTATGAGAAAACACTACGGGGTGAGTGGGGCGGTCAGCAAGTAGAAGTGGATGGAGCAGGTCGTCCACTGCGGATATTAGGCGAGAAACAGGCGAAAGCGGGGAATGATATCCGCTTGACCATAGATTTAGATGTGCAAAAGGCGGCGGAAAAAGCTTTAGGCGATCGCAATGGTGCCGTTGTCGCCCTTCATCCAAAGAATGGTGCGGTCTTAGCAATGGTGTCTCACCCGACATACGACCCCAATATTTTCTCCAAGCAGAAACTCAGCAAAAAAGATTGGGAAAGCGTACAAGGTGAAGAACATCCCTTAGTCAATCGCGCCCTCAGCGTCTTTCCACCCGCTAGTACCTTCAAAATTGTTACCACAGCCGCAGCACTAGAATCAGGTAAATTTGCTCCCAATACCATTCTCCAAACCTACGGTTCTTTAACTATTGGCGGTACCCGCTTTGGTGAATGGAACCACGCCGGATTCGGACCTTTAGGCTTTACGGGCGCAATGGCGATGAGTAGCGATACATTCTTTTATCAAGTTGCTAAGAGAGTCGGCGGTCCAATTTTGATTGAATGGACTCGTAAATTTGGATTTGGACAAAAAACCGGCTTTGAGTTTGTGTCCGAAGAAGCAAAAGGACTAGTTCCAGATGAAACATGGAAACAAAAAGTTTGGAAAATACCTTGGACTGTAGGTGATAGTGTTAATATGTCAATTGGTCAAGGTGCTTTGCAAACCACACCATTGCAAGTAGCTGTGATGTTCGCCGTCCCCGCCAATGGTGGTTACCGAGTCCAGCCCCATTTGCTCAAAGACAATGAAGAAGCAAAAAGTTGGCGAGAATCTGTAAATATGAAGCCGATTACCATCAAAATTCTTCAGGAGGGACTGCGGAAGGTGATCACAGAAGGTACGGGTAAAAGTTTGAATAAACCCACAGTTCCCCCGATGGCTGGTAAAAGTGGCACCGCTGAAGCCTGGAACCGTGGTGTAAAACAAAACCACGCTTGGTTTGGTGCTTATGCTCCCGCTAATAAGCCAGAAATTCTGGTTGTCGTCTTTGCTGAACATTCCGGTGGTGGTGGTGGTAGCGTTGCAGGTCCGGTGGTGTTAAAAGTGATGGAAGAATATTTCCAGAAGAAATATCCAGGTAAGTATCAGAAACCAGAGCCGGAAAAAGCGCCTGGAGGCTAG
- the mrdA gene encoding penicillin-binding protein 2, protein MAIFPSSLSGAKKDIRTVGRGVQSIFLIVFTLVMTIGIDARLAYLQIVDGPKLRQRAESNRIRLILKQPERGNIFDRNGKLLASTRYPHSVYLWPMAHTKPSWSVVGRRLSPILNIPQEEMEKKLEQAGANSSSLIRIARDLNEAQLTALKEYETELPDVQINTEAVRYYPHGRELAHVLGYTRELTAEQLKDKKPEGYRLGDVIGQMGVEKAYEKTLRGEWGGQQVEVDGAGRPIRVLGEKQAQAGNDLHLTIDWDVQQAADKALGKYQGAIVAIDPNNGAVLAMASHPTYDPNIFSKQKLSQKDWETVQGKDHPLVNRALSAFPPASTFKIITTSAGLESGKFAPDSVLQTFGSLTVGGVTFGEWNHSGFGPLGFPGAIAMSSDTFFYQVGRRVGGPTLIAWSRKYGFGRKTGVEFVNEESKGLVPDEIWKQKVFKLPWTVGDTINMSIGQGALQVTPLQSAIMFSVPANGGYRVKPHLLKDHEAAKNWRESLNMKPETIKVLRDGLRKVITEGTGKRLNKIVSRSPHLKIL, encoded by the coding sequence ATGGCTATATTTCCATCCTCTCTATCTGGGGCAAAAAAGGATATACGTACAGTAGGGCGTGGTGTCCAGTCGATATTTTTAATCGTCTTTACTCTGGTGATGACGATTGGTATCGACGCTCGTTTGGCGTATTTGCAAATTGTTGATGGTCCAAAACTGCGACAAAGAGCAGAATCGAACCGGATTCGATTGATTCTCAAGCAACCGGAACGAGGCAACATTTTTGACCGCAATGGTAAACTCTTAGCCAGTACTCGCTATCCGCACTCTGTATATTTGTGGCCGATGGCACATACTAAGCCTTCGTGGTCGGTGGTGGGTCGGCGTCTGTCGCCAATTCTCAACATCCCCCAAGAGGAGATGGAAAAGAAACTAGAACAGGCTGGTGCCAATTCTTCTTCACTGATCCGCATTGCTCGCGACTTGAATGAAGCTCAACTGACTGCTTTAAAGGAGTATGAAACAGAACTCCCAGATGTACAAATAAATACCGAAGCCGTTCGCTATTACCCCCACGGTCGAGAATTGGCTCATGTCCTGGGTTATACTCGTGAATTGACCGCCGAACAGTTAAAAGATAAGAAGCCCGAAGGCTACCGACTGGGAGATGTCATTGGTCAGATGGGCGTGGAAAAAGCCTATGAGAAAACACTCCGGGGTGAATGGGGTGGTCAGCAGGTGGAAGTCGATGGTGCTGGTCGGCCAATTCGGGTTTTGGGCGAAAAACAGGCTCAGGCTGGTAATGATTTACATTTGACCATAGATTGGGATGTGCAACAAGCCGCCGATAAAGCTTTGGGAAAATACCAAGGTGCGATAGTCGCTATTGACCCGAATAATGGTGCGGTCTTAGCAATGGCGTCTCACCCCACCTACGATCCCAATATCTTCTCTAAGCAAAAACTCTCTCAAAAAGACTGGGAAACTGTACAAGGTAAAGATCATCCCCTAGTTAATCGCGCCCTCAGCGCTTTTCCCCCCGCTAGCACTTTCAAAATTATTACCACCTCAGCAGGTCTGGAATCGGGAAAATTTGCTCCTGACTCAGTACTGCAAACCTTCGGTTCTTTAACTGTCGGTGGAGTCACTTTTGGTGAATGGAACCACTCTGGATTTGGTCCGTTGGGATTTCCTGGTGCGATCGCCATGAGTAGTGATACCTTCTTTTATCAAGTTGGGAGAAGAGTCGGTGGTCCTACTTTGATCGCATGGAGTCGCAAATATGGGTTCGGTCGCAAAACCGGGGTTGAGTTTGTCAACGAAGAATCAAAAGGCTTGGTTCCCGACGAAATATGGAAGCAAAAAGTATTTAAGCTACCCTGGACTGTAGGTGATACCATAAATATGTCAATTGGTCAAGGCGCCCTGCAAGTTACACCGCTGCAATCGGCGATTATGTTTTCTGTGCCGGCTAATGGTGGCTATCGCGTGAAGCCGCACTTACTCAAAGACCATGAAGCTGCAAAAAACTGGCGAGAATCGTTAAATATGAAGCCGGAAACTATCAAAGTTCTCCGCGACGGACTGCGAAAGGTAATTACTGAGGGGACAGGTAAGCGTTTGAACAAAATTGTTTCGCGCAGTCCCCACCTAAAAATACTATAA
- a CDS encoding ABC transporter ATP-binding protein, which produces MAQTVTQNHRGIRALQPLDVELRNVFKFFNQEPAVNGIDLDVRQGEFFSILGPSGCGKTTTLRLIAGFEMADAGKVLIQGESMNNVPPYRRPVNTVFQSYALFNHLNVWDNIAFGLRLKNVRKSEIDSRVKEALKLVKMESLRSRFPSQLSGGQQQRVALARALVNRPSVILLDEPLGALDLKLRKEMQVELSNLHKDLGWTFVMVTHDQEEALSLSDRIAVMNQGKIEQIGTPSQIYEFPRTSFVADFIGDTNLFSGEISTVDASTIKIVTKTGLTIVVTRREETPTQLAQPVVVSIRPEKIQLSLYPPNLPTNCFEARLINVMYLGTHVNYVVELTNGITINVLQPNTFGSLPDRNTPIYAWWSESDGLAISQ; this is translated from the coding sequence ATGGCTCAAACTGTAACGCAGAATCATAGGGGGATAAGGGCTTTGCAACCGCTTGATGTTGAACTGCGTAACGTGTTCAAGTTTTTCAACCAAGAACCAGCAGTCAATGGAATAGACCTGGATGTCAGACAGGGAGAATTTTTTAGTATCCTAGGTCCATCCGGTTGTGGTAAAACAACCACACTCAGATTAATTGCTGGATTTGAAATGGCTGATGCGGGGAAGGTATTAATACAGGGGGAGTCTATGAATAATGTCCCCCCTTATCGCCGACCTGTCAATACAGTATTTCAAAGTTATGCTCTATTTAACCACCTCAACGTGTGGGATAACATCGCCTTCGGACTGCGGCTGAAAAATGTTCGCAAATCAGAAATTGACAGCCGCGTTAAAGAAGCTTTAAAACTGGTCAAAATGGAAAGTTTGCGATCGCGCTTTCCCAGTCAACTCTCTGGTGGTCAACAGCAACGGGTCGCCTTAGCTAGGGCTTTAGTCAATCGCCCATCTGTAATACTACTAGATGAACCATTGGGAGCCTTAGATTTAAAACTGCGTAAAGAGATGCAGGTCGAACTATCAAATTTACACAAAGACCTAGGCTGGACTTTTGTCATGGTAACACACGACCAGGAAGAGGCGCTATCCTTATCTGATCGCATTGCTGTAATGAATCAAGGCAAAATTGAGCAAATTGGTACTCCTAGCCAAATTTACGAATTTCCTCGCACATCTTTTGTCGCAGATTTCATCGGAGACACGAATTTATTTAGTGGTGAAATTTCCACAGTAGACGCCTCTACCATCAAAATTGTCACAAAAACCGGACTAACAATAGTCGTTACCCGTCGTGAAGAAACACCCACCCAATTAGCGCAACCAGTAGTAGTCAGCATCCGTCCAGAAAAAATTCAACTTTCCCTCTATCCCCCCAATTTACCGACTAACTGCTTTGAAGCAAGACTAATCAACGTGATGTATTTAGGTACACACGTTAATTATGTTGTGGAATTAACAAATGGAATCACCATCAACGTTTTGCAGCCTAACACTTTTGGCAGCTTACCAGACCGCAATACACCCATCTACGCCTGGTGGTCAGAAAGTGATGGTTTGGCGATTAGTCAATAG
- a CDS encoding four helix bundle protein, with translation MSSRYFQELRVYKLAEKLADEIWKIVERWDIFAKNTMGIQIVRSADSIGANIAEGVGRGSYQDNRRFIKIARGSLNETQHWLRRAYIRKLLTIEQIDKLKLIIDQLRPQLNSYLKSIGNVSEKESPLTLDP, from the coding sequence ATGTCTAGTAGGTATTTTCAAGAATTGCGGGTTTATAAATTGGCAGAAAAATTAGCTGATGAAATTTGGAAAATAGTCGAGAGATGGGATATCTTTGCCAAAAATACAATGGGTATACAGATAGTGCGTTCAGCAGATAGCATTGGGGCAAATATAGCAGAAGGCGTTGGTCGAGGGAGTTATCAAGATAATCGCCGATTTATCAAAATAGCAAGAGGTTCTTTAAATGAGACTCAACATTGGTTAAGACGAGCATACATTCGTAAGCTTTTAACAATTGAGCAGATAGATAAACTCAAATTAATAATTGATCAATTGAGACCACAATTAAATTCATATCTCAAATCTATAGGCAATGTCTCAGAAAAAGAATCACCCTTGACCCTTGACCCTTGA
- a CDS encoding spermidine/putrescine ABC transporter substrate-binding protein — MTNRRKFLHGVSALASLSLTGCGWRLADIRANAKTKGQRDQLYIYTWTQYTDPQLLTNFSVQTGMKVLADVYDSNDVMLAKLQAAGGGNYSIIYPSDYMVQKMVDKGLLTEINHQRLIGLENLFPRFQNSSYDVNNRYSIPFNWGTTGLLYNSEVIKNPPEDWEYLWQNTPLLNKRMTMLNDVREVMGAALRMLGYSYNSQDENQIKQAYEKLQELKPTIAAFDTDAWQNQILAGDLVLAMCYSADAVRVSKENPQLKYVIPRSGSSLWTDTIVIPKTVANLDGAYAWINFILQPEIAAQISQRLNVATPNRAGFEQLPNKIQNNTNLFPPESLVEKCERITPIGKFEEVYERYWTQLTSG; from the coding sequence ATGACAAACAGAAGAAAATTTTTACACGGTGTGTCCGCACTTGCTAGCTTATCATTAACCGGGTGCGGCTGGAGGCTGGCTGATATCCGCGCTAATGCTAAGACGAAGGGTCAACGTGACCAACTTTATATATATACTTGGACGCAATATACAGATCCACAATTGCTGACAAATTTTAGCGTGCAAACTGGCATGAAAGTGCTGGCGGATGTGTATGATTCTAATGATGTGATGTTGGCTAAATTGCAAGCTGCTGGTGGTGGAAATTACAGCATTATCTACCCATCGGATTACATGGTACAAAAAATGGTAGATAAAGGTTTATTAACAGAAATAAATCATCAGCGCTTAATCGGTTTAGAAAATTTATTTCCGCGTTTTCAAAATTCAAGTTATGATGTGAATAACCGTTATAGTATCCCTTTCAATTGGGGAACAACAGGGTTACTTTATAATTCTGAAGTAATTAAAAATCCACCAGAGGACTGGGAATATCTTTGGCAAAATACCCCCCTACTGAATAAGCGAATGACGATGCTAAATGATGTTCGAGAGGTCATGGGTGCAGCCTTGCGGATGCTGGGTTATTCATACAATTCACAAGATGAAAACCAAATTAAACAAGCTTATGAAAAATTGCAAGAGCTTAAACCGACAATAGCAGCTTTTGACACTGATGCTTGGCAAAATCAAATTCTAGCAGGTGATTTAGTATTAGCAATGTGTTACTCTGCAGATGCTGTCCGAGTTAGTAAGGAAAATCCCCAACTCAAGTATGTAATTCCCCGCAGTGGTTCTTCATTATGGACTGACACTATTGTAATTCCCAAAACTGTAGCTAATTTGGATGGAGCCTATGCTTGGATTAACTTTATTTTGCAACCAGAAATTGCAGCCCAAATTAGTCAACGCCTGAACGTGGCTACACCCAATCGTGCTGGTTTTGAACAATTACCAAATAAAATTCAAAATAATACCAATTTGTTTCCCCCAGAGTCGCTTGTAGAAAAGTGTGAACGTATTACTCCTATAGGGAAGTTTGAAGAGGTTTATGAGCGATATTGGACGCAATTGACTAGTGGGTAA
- a CDS encoding ABC transporter permease, with product MTKSKLNWVEPFVLLAPAGIWLLLLLVLPSLIIFELSLVPNIRPGDVVNPSGLANYIRIIDPLYLQVIVRSLLLASSTTIICLLLGFPVAYWIALIAPQRWRNLLLLGFILPLWTSSLLRSYAWITILRPTGLLNSLLTSLHLPTLSLLNQIPAVLIGMSYSLLPYMVLILYAALEKLDKRLLEAAADLGANPIKAFWNVTIPQTLPGINAGAMLVFITGLGDFVDPELLGGASSMTTARLIYNQFLGATQNWGFGSALSMTLILAVSIAIALLIKFGDSSPQR from the coding sequence ATGACAAAATCAAAGTTAAATTGGGTAGAGCCTTTTGTATTACTTGCGCCAGCTGGTATTTGGTTGTTACTGTTGCTAGTTCTACCAAGTCTGATTATTTTTGAATTGAGTTTAGTTCCAAATATTCGACCGGGGGATGTTGTTAATCCTAGTGGGTTAGCGAACTATATTCGGATAATTGACCCCCTTTATTTGCAAGTGATTGTGCGTTCGCTGCTTTTGGCTAGTAGCACGACAATAATCTGTTTACTTTTGGGTTTTCCTGTTGCTTATTGGATTGCTTTGATAGCACCGCAGCGCTGGCGAAATTTGCTATTATTAGGCTTTATTTTGCCTTTGTGGACTTCTTCCTTGCTCCGTTCTTATGCTTGGATTACGATTTTGCGTCCGACTGGTTTATTGAATAGTTTACTAACAAGTTTACACTTGCCTACGTTAAGTTTACTCAATCAAATTCCAGCAGTATTGATTGGTATGAGCTATAGCTTATTACCTTACATGGTGTTGATTTTATATGCTGCGCTAGAAAAGTTAGATAAACGCTTACTAGAAGCCGCTGCAGATTTGGGTGCAAATCCTATCAAAGCTTTTTGGAATGTTACCATACCGCAAACCTTACCAGGAATTAACGCTGGTGCAATGCTGGTATTTATCACCGGTTTGGGCGATTTTGTTGACCCAGAATTGCTTGGTGGTGCTTCTAGTATGACGACGGCGAGATTAATTTATAACCAGTTTCTCGGAGCTACGCAAAATTGGGGTTTTGGTTCTGCTTTGAGTATGACATTAATTTTGGCTGTGAGTATTGCGATCGCCCTTTTAATTAAGTTTGGCGATAGCAGTCCCCAGCGATAG